A stretch of Cicer arietinum cultivar CDC Frontier isolate Library 1 chromosome 5, Cicar.CDCFrontier_v2.0, whole genome shotgun sequence DNA encodes these proteins:
- the LOC101514276 gene encoding uncharacterized protein: MEEEEEVVANYFNCVQIVVNQMRINGESLTEVEIIEKILRTLTQRSKNVQREDDEAQMTAEDSDSDKVLLMATTKSDDDCLKQWYLDIGCSNHMTDHKDWFVSIDKKVKREIRFSDNSSVTVEGVGKVLIQMRDGTQSFICDVLYVPNMKNNLLSLGQLLEKGYSMKME; this comes from the exons atggaagaagaagaagaagttgtGGCAAATTACTTCAATTGTGTACAGATTGTTGTTAATCAAATGAGAATAAATGGTGAATCATTAactgaagtggagattattgaAAAGATTCTTAGAACATTAACACAAAG ATCTAAGAATGTTCAAAGAGAGGATGATGAAGCTCAAATGACAGCTGAGGATTCAGACTCAGATAAGGTGTTGTTAATGGCTACAACAAAATCAGATGATGACTGCCTAAAGCAGTGGTACCTTGACATCGGTTGTTCAAATCACATGACTGACCATAAAGATTGGTTTGTAAGCATTGATAAGAAGGTGAAAAGGGAGATCAGATTTTCAGATAACAGTTCAGTAACTGTAGAAGGAGTAGGAAAAGTGTTGATTCAAATGAGAGATGGTACACAATCATTCATATGTGATGTGTTGTATGTGCCAAACATGAAGAACAATTTGCTAAGCCTTGGACAATTGCTTGAAAAGGGGTATTCTATGAAGATGGAGTAA